The Rosa chinensis cultivar Old Blush chromosome 7, RchiOBHm-V2, whole genome shotgun sequence DNA segment gtttaaagaaatacgttttttaaacgttgcatgcatcgagactttatattgtaaacttgtgggaaagtataaatttatcttcatttatacttatttattttgtccactcactctaacgtttttatgtactttccccctgggccctttggtttaaattgcccagatcacagtgttgcggaccggcataggagcggaggctagtaccacctctatcatccattctcagtaggttattgattaacctactcattgtattatatttcgagtctattccttagattgctctgaatacttgttgagagtggatttatacttttgtataagtatgtgtgtaagagagtggtttattttgggagattgTTGAACGATTGAGTTGCTGGGTTGTATTTGTGTAAGATATTTTGGTTGTGAAGTTTGATGTTTTTATTTGGAAAATTATAGAATGatgctaggaagcagggtggcttcaagcatagaaTTTAAATTCCTATTgagaagtgttttcagcaggtttagggttgcccatttttaggggaggttctgtcgaattttctcgaaaagtgggtcccgcaggtccaCCTAGGATTTAGGAGGGTatttccggggtgggtcctgacataCTAATTCTTCCGAAAAACCGTGATAGTCTGCAAGCgtgtgcggtctgtaactggggGTCTTATGTTTCAGGCAGTtgacgtaaaccttttggtaagggttatcgTCTGACTTCCCAATGGCGAATATCTGGCAGTATGCTTTATTGTATAAGTAGCTGAATTCAATAAGACTTTGTGATCAAGGTTTAGACTTGCGgtccaagtatagtcgcctagacacaaactttctttcaaatcgtttgggcaaccttactgaaatggccaggtggggagggcgaacaaaagaggcagaatccattttggcatgaactactcccacatagtggtttaggcccatttgcacgcacttctggattcaataacctgttatgaacgttgtcccatttctagacaccatttcacataggctatacttactaagatgagaaagatcataagtgtgaagacagttcaacaagtgttaataaaaaccgcctttaaccttaagggaccttaactaggcaccaataaggagtttatgtcaatattaacaaaagagacttcacctattcagttatgattcacaaccccttactAACCTCAATTTCTTAATAGTGGTGTGATTTACAGCTCACAGTAGGTCCCACTGagtgtgccaaaatgtttggctccaattttgttgtagctggtcaacagtctcttttctgcgcaggcatgccagcaccgttcgggtgcggtcgtcgggggtgtcccttgacctgacttctttcaagcgattgtggacgaggagagcaccaacctagtcgtgggattctttgtgcctcgtggtgaggacttttgctgagcttcttcaaaatcacaatcgatactcgatgttgtagatcgagcagagcgagaaccactaggaagtgaggagaacttgctaaagcgtgactttagcttggctgggttgctagggcgttacccttgcttggctggttctgtaaccgttgtggttgcGGCACTACCTTCGGCTCCCGAGGAAACTAGGACTGAAGTACGTtggcagagggtttggtggcactgaaagtcggcttctgagaagactaggactaggagtgtgatcaccggtaagagaaagagaaggagaggagttgctcttagagagaacttagatcatcttagaaatgttttgatgttgtgaaggtgtgttttgtgatgaatttgtaacctctatttataggctaccttGCCAAAGTAgttggcattaaacaaatgatagtggagcattaattggagataagaaatgatgaattttggatataaagaagcataattggagacaaggaatgatgaattttggagataaggaagcactttcggctgTACTTTcagctcctttattccttcaattatatctccatcaagaattcagattttgacctttacttcttcataagaaatgttccactatgagtgtagatcatcctgataaaatttcagagctttcagtatagtggttgggccaaaaacgctgctggacctcttacaggtccagttttccagttttgcttctgtaaaagattggactgattgtttgaaggccttccactcaaatctagctctggcactcttcataagaaatgaccATTGGACTTTCTAgatttaatctggaaagttttagctcatttagatttcatttggttagtctgccgcccctccttccttgtttagctcggtttctcctacccaaagtaggaaaatgtgctaaagttgacttttcatgcttccatagtaggctttatttagcctctaaatatatatttcgaacttgtcgacaatatatagcttgagccactgacatttgctcaatttctccaagacgtgccttgtcaggccaaaatgctcattttggatCCAAACAGAACTGTAGATAAGTCACTTAACTGTCTGCGATCGAATGCAAGAATCAGCAATGCTTCTCATCCCAGCACTTCACCTATGTCCTTGTACTGCATTAATTATCATATTCAAACCTTCAAATTGTCAAATCACTCGCAACATTTCACCTTACGTGTCATGGAATGAATAGACAATATGTATAGAATCTAGCAATTGCATCCCAAAATGCCTAAGCTCTAATAATAAGACAGATCAACAAGACAACAACTAATTAGGGACTTGGTACTAATTAAGAGACTGACCTTGGAGATTTCAGGGTTATGTTCAGTAGGAGTGGCAACATGAAAAACAAACTGACTCCCTTGAATAGCATGCTCAAACTCATTAGGATCATATAAATCAGCTTGGAACAGCAATAACTTGGAGTCTGCATCAGGGAGAGACTTCAGAAGGCCTACTTTTGATGCATCCTCTGAACGATTGAGTAAAACAGACCACAAGATGAGCGGTTTGCACATATACACAAATACAAACaagcatatatgtatatatagaaaaAGCATTCACAAACAGAGAGAGACCTAAGTTTCTGACAGTGGGATGGACTGTATGGCCATTCTCCAGGAGCTTTTTGACAAGCCAACAGCCGTTATATCCAGAACCACCTGTAACACAAACTCTAGAAACTTTGTTCTTCTCCATTGGCATTTTTTAATGTGCTTCTTATTCTTCAGAATTAGGTTGATTTCAAAATCAACCAGATGTCATAAACAAATATCTTTCTGTGGTCAAAGCAGCAGTGACAAGGAATGACAAGTAGCAAGGAGTTATCAAGAAGATATGATCAAGAACTGTTAGGTATGCGTATGGCCCATTCCACGTAAGTATGAGATAATGAGAATGATATTGATGACATTGAGTACTCGCACTTCCTTAATCTTACATCACAAAAGTAATACAACAGTTCTACCGTGTATACTTATGCTTGTTCAACAACATAAGTTGAAGTGTTGCAGGCACCACCCATTCACCCAACAACAATGCTACTTGAGTGTCGGTTATATACGTATGAGAGAAGTTGATGAAATTAAACTACATTCATCCTCGTCACTCGATTGTTAGTGATGATACATGCTAAATAGGTTTATTAAATACTTTGCTACAAGGCTACAAGCTTGTACATATCCCCGGGATTCCCCGCATAATATAGcaacaaacacaaattaaaCTACTTGAGAAAGAGAGCTCCCATTTAACTTCTTTGCCCATGTTACACTGTCATCTAGTATGTCCTTCATGCCATACTTATACTCAAAGCCCATCTTCTTCAGCTTACTGAAATCACTTTGGCTTCCTTCTTCAGGCCCTTCGGTCAATCTGAAATGAATTCAACAAAACCATGAAGAAAATTGGATATATTCACGCACAGAAATTATGAGTGCTGAAACTATGTTGGATCCCTTACTTTTTTTGTATCTTGTATTCTGGGTAAGTTTCTTGGAAGTATATTGCAATTTCTTTGATAGAGTGACAGGCAACTGCACAACAGAATCTGCCTTTCATTGATGGCTGTTCCATGCAGAAGATATGTGCTTGGCAAACATCATCAATGTGCACCAGAGGAACTGATCCCATAAATTCTTGCATTAATTTTAAGGCATTGCAAGAAAACAAGTCCCCAGTAAGTTGTGCCAGAATCACTCCCACACTTGTAGGCAAATATGAAAGAAGACTTTCTCCTCCCACTAAGCCACAAGGAAGAGTTACCACTTCTAATTTACCATCATCAAAGTCATTGTGGCTCAGCACTGCTTTCTCAGCTAAGGTCTTTGATTTAATGTACCCcttcaacaataaaaatttccAGTTAAAAATTAGAGCATAGTCGATTAATGGCGTCAATAAATGAATAAAGATTCAAGAGGAAGAAAACGTACCATCGTGATAGCATTGCCATAAGTAGATGAGGCATCAAGTGGTGTCCAACACGACTCATCAAGTAAGGGTCTGAATCCAACTCCATCATCCTTTCTTGGGGACATAGAAAGTATGCTTGCAGTGTAGATGAGTCGCTTAACTGTCTGCGATCGAATGCAAGAATCAGCAATGCTTCTCACCCCGGCAACAGCAGCTTCAGCTGTGTCTTTGTACTGCAGCATACTCAAATCTTCAGATTGTCAATCACTAGCAAGATTTCACTACATTAGGGAACAAAATGACAATGTATATAGCATTCATCCCAAAACATGTTAGACGAAGAAGAAAACAGATCAGCTATGCAGCATTGGCGGATCCAGTATAGAAAATTGGGGTGGACTGAAATTTCTTCTCTTTGATTAAAGTGTAATAGATAATAAAACTGAttttgggaagaaaaaaaaaaaatatatatatatatatataaagcccAACAGttaaaaggaaaataagaagAAGTAAAACTGGAGAGAACAGAGGAACCCAAAGGGAAGTACAACCGGAGAGAACGGAGGAACCCAATCAAATGGAAACTACAAAGTTTCGAACATGGGTCTCCAGCAAAAAATTATGCGCCTTAACCAACAGCGCTTGACCAAAGTAGTGATTCTCTAACATATACTaaaatttttataataaaattctGTAGCCCAACCAGCCCTGTAAATAGATCCGCCACTGACCACTGTGCAGGTGTAATCTAATATACCAATGTCACTTTACAAAGGAAAATAACTAATTAGCTAACTTTGTAATTAAGAAACTGACCTGGGAGTTTTGGGGATCATGTTGCATGGGAGTTGCAACATGAAAAACAAACTCACACCCTTCAATTGCAGGCTCGAATTCATTAGGATCGTATATATCAGCTTTGAACAGCAACAAATTGGTGTCTGCATTGGGGAGAGACTTCAGAAGGCCTACTTTTGATGCATCCTCTGAAATATTTAGCAAAATAAACCACAAATAAGGGGGTTGCACAtatacacaaatatatacaagcGCGCATATATAATGCTGGATAGAATAGGCATATTCACAAacagagagagaacagaga contains these protein-coding regions:
- the LOC112176455 gene encoding putative anthocyanidin reductase isoform X2, with product MPMEKNKVSRVCVTGGSGYNGCWLVKKLLENGHTVHPTVRNLEDASKVGLLKSLPDADSKLLLFQADLYDPNEFEHAIQGSQFVFHVATPTEHNPEISKYKDIGEVLG
- the LOC112176455 gene encoding putative anthocyanidin reductase isoform X1 gives rise to the protein MPMEKNKVSRVCVTGGSGYNGCWLVKKLLENGHTVHPTVRNLEDASKVGLLKSLPDADSKLLLFQADLYDPNEFEHAIQGSQFVFHVATPTEHNPEISKIDSRATSRKQR
- the LOC112179645 gene encoding anthocyanidin reductase ((2S)-flavan-3-ol-forming), which gives rise to MEKNKVSRVCVTGGSGYIGCWLVKTLLEKGHTVHATLRNLEDASKVGLLKSLPNADTNLLLFKADIYDPNEFEPAIEGCEFVFHVATPMQHDPQNSQYKDTAEAAVAGVRSIADSCIRSQTVKRLIYTASILSMSPRKDDGVGFRPLLDESCWTPLDASSTYGNAITMGYIKSKTLAEKAVLSHNDFDDGKLEVVTLPCGLVGGESLLSYLPTSVGVILAQLTGDLFSCNALKLMQEFMGSVPLVHIDDVCQAHIFCMEQPSMKGRFCCAVACHSIKEIAIYFQETYPEYKIQKKLTEGPEEGSQSDFSKLKKMGFEYKYGMKDILDDSVTWAKKLNGSSLSQVV